In Gemmatimonadales bacterium, the DNA window ATCACGTCGCGGAGCGGCTGCACCGCCGGTACCATGTGTGTCGAGGTGATTCCGTCGGCGGTCAGACGGCCCGGGAAGGCGATGGGAACCTGCGGCAGCAGGCGTCGGAGATCCGCCGTTGCCGACGCGATCGTGGTACCGGAGCGAAGCCGCGCGATCCCGCGGTAATCAAATGCCGCAGAGTTGGTGTTTGCCGCGTCGAGCGCAAGCGGAAGCCAGAGGGCGACGCCGGCATCGGGGAAACGGAAATTGTTCGGCATCACGCCGACGACGGTTCGCGCGACGCCATCGATCATGACCTGGGTGCCGATGATTCCCGGATCGCCGCCGAAGGCGCGCTCCCAGAGACCGCGCGAGATCACCACCACAGGCGCCGCGCCGATCCGGTCGTCCATGTCGGAGAGGGCCCGCCCGCGCAACGCGCCGCTCTGGAGGACGTGGAAGGTGCTCGCTGTCGCGAACGTCGCCGCGACCCGTTCCGGTGTTGCGGCCACTCCCGCGGCGCCGGCCGACGCCAGGAAGTTCACCGCGGCGGTGCGATAGATCCCGACATCGGTGAACGAGTGATTGTCACGACGATAGAGGAGGTAGGTCGCATCCGATTGATCGACTCGGGTGAGCCCGGCGACCGCGAGGGTGTGCGACAGGTCGACAAGCGCACTCGCCCTCGGATACGGGAGTGGCTGCAGTAGCACCCCATCGAGCACCGTGAAGACGGCGACCGCACCGCCGATACCAAGCGCGAGAGTCAGGGCGGCGGCGATGGTGAACGACGGGGTGCGGCGCAGGCGGCGAGCGGCAAGGCGAACGACGGAGAACATGTCGCGGCAACTCCTCGGAGTGACCGGCGAAAGTTATCCCCGAACGGTCAGGGTCGCCCGCTCGTCGGCGTCGTGACCAGCGGCAAGCGGCGCGCGCTCCAGTCCTGATACGACCCGTCGTACAGCTTCGCCGGATATCCCAGCAGACGTGCCACCAGATACGTCGCGCTGCTCCGATGTCCCACCCGGCAATACGCCACCACCGTATCGCCGGGAGCTGCGAGCGCGTCCCACATTCGCGCCAGCTCGCCGTATTCCTTCAGCGAAAACTCCGTCGTGCTGCTGAACATGGCTTCCCACTCGAGCCGGCGAGCTCCCGCGATATGGCCCGCCGACGCCGGATTGGTGCCGAGATATTCGTCCTCGTGACGGGTGTCGACGAGCGCGACTCCGCGCGCCCCGCTCGCCAAGTGCGCCGCGATCCATTCGCTCGAGGCGACGACTTCGGGATGCGCGGAGACTGCGAGCGCTCCGCGCCGCACCACCGGAATCGTCCGATCGATCGGCCGCCCCTCGGCGCGCCACTTCGTCACGCCGCCATCGAGCACCGAGACGTTGCGCAGTCCGAGATAGTCGAGGGTGAAGAAGGCGCGCGCCACGGTAAGCGGCGATCCGGTCAGCACCACGTGGGAGCCGGTCGAGATCCCGACATGTTCAAGACGATCGCGGAGTGAGTCGACTGCCGGCAGTTCCGTCGACAATCCGCTCGCCTCGGTGATGATCATCTGGTACGGCAGGAAGCGGGCACCGGGGAGGTGCCCGCTCCGGTACGCCGAGTCGGAGATATCGACCTGGACGACCACGATCGACCGATCCGACAGGTGCCGGGCCAGCCACTCCGTCGACACCAGGAGCGACGAATCGGGGCCGGCGATCGCCGTTGCAGCGAATGCCAGCGCCGCGATCACCGGCCACCTTCGGTTGGAAGCTTGCGCAGTGACCAATCCTGGAACGATCCGTCGTAGAGGCGGACCGGGTGCCCTGTGATCCAGGCGCCGAAAAGGAGGAGTGTCGCCTGCTGTCCGACGTGACAGTACGCGACGACCGTATCGCCGGCCGCTACTCCCGCATGTTCGAACTTCGCCTCGATCGCGGATTTCGCGAGGAGAAAGTCGTTGCTGTCGGTCATCTCGTCGTATGGCAGGTTCACCGCCCCCGGCACGTGACCGGCTGATCGCGTGCCATCCGACGGTCCGGTGTAGAACGAAGTCGCGCGAGCATCGATCAGCGTGGCATGGCCGGTGTGTGCGTGCGCGGCGACGTAGTCGTGATCGACAATCAGGTCACTTCTGACCGGGTGTGATACGACACCCGGGGTCACATTCGGCACGTCGGTCGTCACGGGATTCCCCGCCTTCCGCCACGCCGCCAGCCCGCCATCGAGGAGCGACGACCGATCAGCGAGTCCGGCGTAGCCCAGCGTGAAGAGGACGCGGGTCGCCGGCGAGACCCACTCCGAGTCGAAGACGACGACGATCCGCGACTGATTGGAAATCCCGAACGATGCGATGGCGCTGTCGAGCGTCGCCTGCGGCGGCATTTCGAGCATCAGGGGGCCGGCCGTCATCGGCGTGGAGAGGTCATGGTACGCCACGTACCGCGCGCCGGGGATGTGACCGCCGCGAGTGTAGCCGTCGGGAGGGCCGACGTGCAGGACAACCAGGTCGCGGTCGTGCAGGTGTTGCGTCAACCATGGGACAGTCACCACGGCGGACGCCGGGTTCGTGGCAAACTGCGCGGCGGCAAGCGAGGGACTGAGCGTGATGCCGGCGGCAATCGCAGTGGCGAGCAGGCGAGAACGCATCGCTGACCTCCAGATGGGTGAGGGCCTACTATTGACAGGAACGATGTCGGATCGGCGTTCCGGGCGGGTGGCGGCGTCGTCCGGGAGTCGTGCAGATCTTGTGTGGAACCCGCCTACACCTGGAAGCGATATCCGGTCTTGAAGACCGTGAGGATGTGGCGCGGATTGGCGGGATCGTCTTCGAGCTTGCGCCGCAGTTCGGCGACGTGAGAGTCGACCGTTCGCGACAGCACCAGCGCCTGGTACCCCCACACCTCGCGCAGCAGCGTCGAGCGATTCGCCACGCCTCCGTCGCGCCGGATCAAAGCCAGCAGCAGCGCGAACGCCTTGGGTGAGAGAACGACCGGTTCGCCGCGCCGTGTGATGGCGTGCGCACCGACGTCGACATCGATCTCGCCGAAGGTGATTCGCTCCGCCGCATCGTTGACCTCGCGCACCGCCGTTCGACGCAGCAATGCGTGCACCCGCTCCAGCAGTTCGAGGACGCCGAACGGCTTGGTCACGTATTGATCGGCATCGAGCCGGAAACCCCGGATCTTGTCGACCTCCTCCGTCCGCGCTGACAGGATGATGACCGGGAGCGTCCGATCGGAACCGCGCAGCATCCGCAAGACTTCGAAGCCATCGAGTCCCGGGAGCATCAGGTCGAGGATGACGAGGTCGGGACGCCACGATCGAACCAGTGGCATCACCTCGCGGCCGTTGCCGACGACCCGCGTCTCGAATCCCTCGATGCCGAGATTGCGCGCCACGAGTTCGGCGAGATCGCGCTGATCCTCCACCACGAGGATTCGCGCCATCAGCGCGCGCTCCGGAACGAGACGGTGAACGTCGCACCACCACTCGGTCCGTTCGCGACCGTCGCCGAACCACCGGTGCGTTCGGCCGCCTCCCTCACCACGGTGAGGCCGATGCCGCTGCCGCCGACCGCGCGTTCCGACGCGGCGCTGCCCCGCTCGAACGGATTCCAGATCCGATCGGCCTCGCCTGGTGGGACGCCGGGGCCGTGATCGGCAACGGTCAGCGTGGCACCCTCGTCGGTTGCGGCGACCGTCACCTGAATGACTTGCCCGTCCGGGCCGTACTTGACCGCGTTGTCGAGGAGATTGAGCAGCACGCGACGAAGCGCGCCGGTGGCGAGGACTGCGCGCGGCTCACCCCGCACCTCCACATCGACGGCGACGCCACGCGGTTGCGCCAGCGGGAGGAATTCCGCTACGATCGCGCGGGTCTCCGCGCCGACGTCAACCGCTTCGACCGACGCCGGCCCGGTTCCCTCGCCTCGCGCAAATCGAAGCACATTGTCGATCAGGTGCTGCAGGCGTGTCACCTCACGATCCATCAGCGATAGGTCGGCTGCCCGCCTGACAGGATCGGGATCGCGATTGAGCCTGAGGGTATCGACGACCAGCCGGATCTGCGCCAGCGGCGTCCGGAGGTCGTGTGATGTCGCCGCGATGAACGCGGTGCGCGCCGCGGCGAAGCGCGATTCACGCCGCCACTGGATCACCGCCAGCGTGGTCAGCGCGGCCGCGAGCGTGAGGAGTGCCACGAGGAGCGGCACCCGCGATCGAGGGAGGGTGGCAATCGCTCGCGCGGCGAGCGCCGGCTGAATCTCCATCCGGATCGCGAGCCCACCGTAGCTCGCCGGGAGCACCGTCGACGCCTCGAGGTCCCAGTTCGCGGGGACACCCGATGCCAGGAGGATGTTGCCTGACGCATCACGCACTTCGGCCGCGAGGACCTCGCGATTGCCGCCGGTCGCGGCGAGCGCTTGGGGCAACAGGTCATTCTCGTCGAGCGTTGCCGCGAGCATCGAATCGAGTGCCTGCGCCGAGTATTGCACGGCATAGATCACCGTGTCGCCCCACGTGGTCGGCATCGTGGTCAGCGCGAAGGCGAGCGTCGAGTCACCGTTGCGCGTGACGAGGACGCGGTATCCCCAGCGCGCCAGCGGCTGGCGTGCGAGGGTCGTCAGCGCGCCATTCATCCAGATCCGTTGCCCCGCGGTGAGGACCGGTGCAGCGCGCGGCGGACCGAGAGTATCGCCCGGCACGTCGACCAGCCACCCCCGCGCCGACGCGGGGGCCCGATTGTACGCGACACTCACGGTATCGCTGCCCAGCGTGAAGCCGACGAACGCCGCCGGCATCGGGCCGAGCAGCGGCATGTGACAGCTGCAGCGCGGATCCCAGCGGAGCGCGTGGCCGAGACCTGCGGCTGCGGGGAAGGGGCGCGTCTGGTGGATCATGTTGACTCCGCCGAGGGTTTCCTGAGCCGCCACGCGGAGCGCCTCGGTGAAGTGTTCCTCGTAACTCCATGTCGCGAACGACGCGTACCCGCGCAACGACTGTCTCGCGAGGAGCTGATTCGACCGGACGCTCGCCTGCATCTCAAGGACGGCGGTCACCACGCAGACCGCCCCGGCGAGGAGGGCGAGAAGGGGCCAGCCGGCCCGGAGGGCGGGGCGTGTCCTGGGTGCCATCCTTCAAGGTGAACCGGGCCCCGCGACCCGGCTAGTGGTGAGTTGTGAAGGAGTGATGAAAGACGCCGGCTCCTACCGGTTCAGCCAGTACGACATCTTCACCAGGAAGGTGTTGTTTGCCCGCTCCGCGAACAGATTGCGGAGATCCCCCGTCAGTCCGTTTGGTCCCGCCGCCGGATCGAATCCGTTGCGTCCCTGCGTCCAGACGAAGAAGAGCGTCGACCCACGGCGGTATTCCCACCGCACCACGAAATTCGAGTTGAACTGCCTCGAGTCAAAGCCACCGAGATGATTCGTGACGGCGGTATCCATGTACGGTTGATAGCGGGCGTCGTACTGCTCGGCCCCCGGATTCGCGAGCTCGCGGAGGTTGGTATATGCCCCCCGGCTCACAAATGGCTGCAAGTGCCATTGCACGGTGAGCGTCGGCGTGAAGGTGTAGCCCAGGTCGGCGGTGAGCGAGAGCGTGTGCTGCTCGAGGTGGGCGAAGGTGTAATGCTCTGCGCCAGCCACATCGAAGTTGCCATACCACTGGTTGTCGGTATGCGCATGCGACCAATCGGCACCGATGCTCGCCGACACGCGTGGTGACGCATTCAACGTGACGCTCGGCATGATGTCGACGTTCCCGTTGCGGCCGCTCGAACTCTCGAAACCATTGTAGGACAGGGTCGGAATGATCTTGTGGCGATCGTCGCCCGAGATTGTGGCCCATGGCGCGACATACGGATCCTGCCGTACGGCCGGGCCGCCACGGGCGCAACGATCGCACCAGGTCTGTCCGAGCTGGCCCACCGTTCCACCGGCGTGAACCCACCAGTAGTTGGCGAGCTGCAGATGCACGTTTGTGTTGGCGGCGCGCTCGGTCGGAACCCCAGCGGCGGTCCAGTACTGCCACCAGTTGAGGTTCCACCGCACCGACCGGGTGACCCGGTTCGGCGAGTTGAAGATGAACGCGAACCAGTTGTTCCAGCTCTGCTGGTCGGCCTGGCGGAGGTAACCGATGTCGTTGATCTCGAACCCAGGCGAGCGGCGCAGGTAGCTGGTTTCGAACATCGTCCGTCGCCCGCCGATCTTGCCGAAGTGCACCTCCTCGGCGTTGCCGTCGAGTGATGTTCGGGTTGAATCGAAGACGAGAGGGCCGTCAGGGCGCTGGTAGAGGTGGACGTCGTCCCGCTGCAGCGCCGCGATCGCCGTGGTACTTCCGCTCACCTGAGAAAAGTCGACTGACGCCGACAGCTCGAAGCGACGGTTGAGGAACTGGTGACGCGCCTCAAGCGCGCCCACATACGCCTCGGCCGAAAGCGCCGTGTCGGTCCAGCGATCGAGCGACCGATTGACACCGGTGAACATCGCGCCGAACGAACTCGTCCCGCCATCGAGATCCTGGGTGGCGCGGAGGACGGCGTAGTTGGTCGCCGGTTCGATCGTGGCGTTGTTGATCCCCGATTCGCGCGCGGTTACCGCGTCGATTGCGCCGACCGATAGCCCGCCCTGCGACCGGCCGGTGACCTTCGCCGCGCCGAGAATCGTGGTAGCCTTCGGCGAGTCGTTGCCGCCGAACGAGCCGGCGAGTTGCGGGTCGCGCCCGATCCGCCGGGAATAGAAGAGTTCTTCGTTGCTGCAATTGACGGCACTGCAGTCGACGTTGAACTGAAAGAGGGAACTCCCCTCGACGAAGAACGGCCGCTTCTCCGGGAAGAAGGTCTCGAAGGCGCTGAGATTCAGCACCGCCGGATCGGCTTCAACCTGTCCGAAATCCGGATTGATCGTGCCGGTGATCCGGACGTTGGGGGCGACCGCAAACTGCAGGTCGGCGCCGGCGGTGAGCTGCTGATTGCGACCATAGCCACGATCGCCGATTGTCTGCACATTGCGCGTGACGACGTACGGTGCAATTTCGGCGCGCTCTGGTTCCGCAAGATTCTCGAGGCCCACCAGCTCGCCGAGCTGCGAGGCAAGCCCGGGGCGCGACGCACGCCAGAGTGGCCACGCGGTCTGCTCGCCGGTCCGTTCGACGGTCCGCCAGATCGCGATCCCGAAGGTGTTATTCCCGTTGGGAACGTACCGCAGCTGCGCCAGCGGAATCCGATATTCTGCGGTCCAGCCGAGCGAATCGATCCGCGCCACGGCATCCCAGACACCATCCCACGCTGGATCCTCGTTGCCGTCCTGCGAAATCGCGTAGTCGACTTTCACGCCGGCGGGGTTGATGTCGAATTCATAGCCTGTCCGCCGGTCGTGGTACGAGTCGACCATCAACGCGATGACGTCCGACGGTGTCGACACGTCTCGCCGTGACATCAGGGCGACAATGCTGTCGGGATGAGCGTCATAGGCTCGAACGAAGACGTAGAGTGCATGCGCGTCGTAGGCGATCCGCGCTTCGGTGCGAGAGTGCGGATCGCCATTCTCCGTCGGTCGCACCACGCGAAAGCCGCTGATAACCGGCGCCGTCTTCCAGACTGCGTCGTCATCTCGCCCGTCGATCACCGGCGCTTCGGTGGCAAGGGTCGCCGTCACCGATGCAACGGTCGGAGGTGGTGCTACTTGTTGCGCGCGCGACGGCCCGATCGGGATCAGGAAACCGAGCGCGGTCGCCGCGGCGATACGAGAAATCGGCATGGGGGAGTGCCTTGTCGTGTCTGTCAGTACGGGAACGGACGCGGGCGCGGCTGCGGCCACGGCCACGGATCGACATGATGACCACCGGCGAGCGCACGCGTCACCGCCGCCCGGACGCTCGGATCCTTCGATTCGAGGAGCGTCGCGAGTTGCTCCGGGTCGCTCCCGCCATGAACCAAGGCGCGAATCTCCGCTTTCTCCGCCTGGGAATCGTGCTCCCGGGCGAGCGCCGCCTTGAGTGCGGGGATCGCCGCGGCGTTGTCGTCGAGCTGCGAGATCGCCCACGCCGCCGGCGTGCGCACCCTCGCGCTGCTGTCGCTCAGCGCATCGATCAGCGCCTTCGGTGGCGGCGACACGCCGAGCTCGCCGAGCGCCCACGCAGCGGTGGCCCGGGTGTGTGAGTCGTGATCGCTGGCAAGGGTCCGCGCGATGGCCGGCGCGGCGTTGTGATCGCCGATTTCGGCCGCGGCCCACACCGCCATCTCGCGAGTTCGCCCGTCGGCGTCACGCTCCATCACGGTGAGGAGCGCCTGAGGTGCCACGTCGCCACCGATGTTGCCGACCGCCCAGACGCTCATCTCGCGAACGCCGGCGTCATGATCTTCGAACGCCGTGATGAGCGCGGGCAGACCAGCGTTGTCCCCAATATTGCCGAGAGCCCAGGCCGCCGAGCGACGCACCATCGGCGATGTGTCGGTGCGGAGGACCCGCGCGAGAATCGGCACGGCGCTGTTCGAATCGGAGTGACCGAGCGCTTCGACGGCGGCGAGGCGGACGATCTCGGCCGGGTCGTTCGCGATGCCGAGGAGCGCAGCGTAGCCGACGGCAGTGTCGGCGCGTCCGAGGGCCCACGCGGCGTTGGCGCGCACCCCGGCGGAATTGTCCTTGAGCGCACGAATCAGGTCGCCGGTGTTCCGCTCAGGGTCGATCAGGCCAAGACCAAATGCTGCCGCCTGGCGGACACCGGAGTCACTGGCGGACAGACGCTGCGCCAGCGGGCCGCGCAATGCGTCGCTGCCGTCGTATCCGAGGAACCGGATCGAGATGTCGCGGACGCATGGATCGGGGTTGTCGATCCCGGCGAGGATCAGTGCACGATCCGCGGCGGTGAGCGAGTCGACGCCGCGACGTGGTTCGGAGCGCTGGGTGACGCCGAGTGGCGTGACCGGCGCATCGCCGGAACGTCCCCAATCGCCGTTGCGCACCGACCGCGCGGCGAGGCTGCAGAGAACGCGCGAGGCACCGGCGGCGGCGTCGAGGATGCCGCGAACATCGACCGTCTCGGCTCCGGCTGCCGCGGCGGTCGGAGAGGTCGCGGCGGGGGGCGCCGCTGTGAAGGTGGTGGCGATGATCAGGACATGTCGCAGCATCGGGCGCTCCGTCTGTTGAAATTTCAACACTTCAGGGCACATGATATGGGCGAAGCGGTTGCTCCGCGCCGTGATCGGTCAGTGAATGCTCAGGGAAACGGGATCGGACGAGGTCTGGGGCGCGGCATCGGATCGCTCGACGCGCCGCCGGCAATCGCGGATGCTGCGATCTGGCGGATCTCCGGATCGCTCGACCGCAGCCACGAAACCATATGCGATGGATCTTCGCCGGCGCGAATCAACGCCCGCATCTCCATCTTGAGCACGTCGGCCGACTTCTCGCCCTGCGCTGCGGCGCGAAGTGCCGGTAGCGCGCCCGCGTCTTCGACCTCGCCGAGAGCCCAGGCGGCTGTCTCACGCATGTCATCACTGGCATCACGGAGCGCCGCGACGAGCAGCGTTCCGGTGTGCGGCGCGCGGAGATATCCCAATGCCCAGGCACAGGTTGTCCGAACCCGCTCGCTCCTGTCGGCGGTGATCGCCGTGCGGCACGCCGAACTCGCGGCGGTATCACCGCTCTCGGCGAGCGCCCAGATCGACGTCTCCCGTACATCGTCATCGGTATCGCTGTGTGCTGCGCGCACCAGTGCTGCGCTCCCCATCGTGCCGTGACCACCCTGCAACGCCCAGGCCGCCATCGTTCGCACATCGGAATCGTGATCGCTGTTGAGGGCATTGCCCAACGCGGTCGCTGCCGCCGCGTCATCCGCGAAGTCCTGCAGTCCCCACGCGGCAACGCGGCGCACCGACGCGGACGAATCCTCACGGAGCAGGCGAGCGAGCAACGCGACACGCTCGGAGCGCGGCAGTGAATCCGCGGCCTGCATCACCGGATTGATGGTGTGCTTTGACTCGGCCCCCGGCTTCAACTTCAGTGCAGGACGACTCGCCGATGGTTTCGGCGTGTCGAGCGCCAGGGCGTGATCGGCGATGGTGGCGACCGAATCGATCGGCGAATGGAAGGCATTTGCGGCAGGGGACACCACGGGCGCGACCGGTGATGCCGCGCTCACCAGCACGGCGAGGACGGCGAGGCCGCCGACCAGCGACGCGGTGGCGGTACGCCCGGGCCCGACTCGGCGCTGATCGGGATCAAGAATGGCGAGCATGCGTCCCTCGAATTCCTTTCGATGTGCCATGGCAAGCGCGACCGACGGTGTGGCATGATCGCGTACGCAGGTGACGATTTCCAGCAGGTGCTCGGCGTACTCGCTCGGCCGTTCGCCGAACGCCAGCGCGAGATCATCGCACGCACGCTCGCTCTCCGCACGGAGGCGGCGGGCGGCGCCCCAGACCATCGGGTGGAACCAGTAGAATGCGCAGGCGATCCGCCCGACCGTATGACCGATCAGGTCACGACGACGGATGTGCGCCAGTTCGTGGATCAGCACCGCGGTGCGGCGTTCGACGCTCCACTCGCTGCTGTCGGCGGGGAGCACGACCACGGGATGGAACATCCCGGCCGCGAACGGCATCCGGACGTCGTTGCTTCGAAGGATCCGCGGTGCATTCGGAATGTCGAGCCGGTCGGCGATATCGTAGAGCGGCCCCTGCCAGTCGGGATCGTCCAGCGGTTCGGCGCGCGCGATGATCCGCCGTACCGACCAGCTCCCAATCGCGAGCCAGAGGATGAGCAGTGCCACCACGCCGCCCCAGAGTGCCACGATCACGCTGAAGCGATGCGCGTCGACAAAGTCGATCACGCGAGCGGTCAGCGGCGTCGACGAGGCGAAAGGCGCGTCGACGGTCTGCCGTGATGCGGCAGGCGCCGGCAGGCCTGCATTCGGCGCTGTATTACCCGTTGGTATAGTCAGCGGTGCCGCGACCTGTGCCGCCGGAGTGGCGGGGAGCACGCGAAGCTCCAGCGGCCCCCACGCTGCGAGCGCCGGCAGCGACAACAGCGCAACGAGCGCCACCAGCCAGACGAGATGGCGCGATCCGGCCGACGCGCGCGACAGCAACCGCGCCAGGAAGAGCGCGATCGCGAGGAGCACCGTCGCCTTGATGAGGAGGAGGACGATCGACATGCTCACCGTCCCTTCTGCCGGGCGGTGCGGATCGTGGCACGGAGCTTCGATACATCGGCGTCGGAGAGATCTGCGTCGGCAATGCGGAGCAGCGCCGTGACCGCCTGTTCGGCCGACCCCGCGAAATAGGTCCGGACAACCTGCTCGAGCACCTCATCGCCGGCGCGGTTGACCGGGGTCGCGGGACGGTAGATGTAGCGGGCGCCTTCGGCCTTGAAGGTGATCAGCCGCTTGGTGCCGAGGATGCGGAGAATCGATCGGACCGCGGAATAGGTCGGCGGGTCCGGGAGGTCATCGAGGATCTCGGAGACGGTCGCTTCGCCGCGGCGATAGAGGATCTCCATCACCTGGCGCTCGCGTCGCGAGAGGTCGTCGGTCGTCGCGGGTTTGGCCATCATCTCCTCGGGTCCCGGATGCGGCAATCAGCAGGGGGTGGACCGCCGCTGAAAAATCAACAGTGCTGATAATTCAACAGGGGGCGACGGAAGTCAAGGGGAGGGGGCATTCCCGTGGTCGAGGTCGGCGCGGCCGCGGGCAGAACTCGCGACTATTCGCGTGATCTGCGCATCAGCCTTGCGTCGATGTCCCGCGTTGCGCGGCGCGAGCCGCAGGAGAATCCGTGACCATTTGTCGGCTGCCAACCCGGTTGTTGCTCGCCGTCAGCCTGCTTCCCGGCGTGACCGGTCTTGCAGCACAACAGCCCGTTTCCCGCGCGGTAGCGTATCAGCCTGACTCGGCACCGCCGCGGTCGATCACGCTGTCGGGAACGGTCGAAGTCCCGCTCCTCGGCGCGAGTGCCCGCGACCGACGGCCGATGGTGGAGGTGATGATCGACGGGAAGGGGCCGTATCGCTTTGCGATCGAAACTGGCGCGCGCGAAATCGACCTGTCGAAAGCGCTGGTCGATTCCCTTCATCTCAAACGGATCGGCGGCCCCGACGAATCTCCGGAGTTTCACCTCGACTCACTCAACGTCGGTGCGGTGACGTTCGCCGATTTCCCCGTCGGCGAACTGCCACCAGGGATCGGCGGCTTCGATGGCGTCCTGGGCCTGCCACTCTACCAGAATCTTCTGCTCACCATCGACTATCCGGCGGGGCATGTACGCTTTGCAAAGGGCGAGTTGCCCCGCGCCGACGGGCAGTCGATCCTGGCGCTGACTCGCGTCGGGGCGTTCTGGGGAATTCCGGTGCGCATCGCGGGGAAGGCGTTCGATGCAGTACTCGACACGCAGAACAGTGGAGCGATCAACATTCCGCCATTTCTGGGCGACTCGCTGCCATTCGACGGCGCGCTGCAAACGATCGGGCGGGCGCGCGGCGCGTTCGGTACTGTCGATGTGAAGGGCGGGTCGCTCGCAGGCGACGTCACGATCGGGAGATACACCGTGCCGAAGCCGTTTCTCGCCATCGTCCCGCTGCCGCCCGAGTATCCCAATCATCCGAATATCGGGTCGCAACTGCTCGACAGCTTCGTGGTGACGCTCGATCAGCGCAACGGGCGGTTGCAGCTGTCGCACGAGGGAGGATCGGTGATCACGCTCCCTGCGCGGCGCGGCAGTTAGTGCCAGTCACTCGCTTTGAGGATCGCCTCGAAGCGGGGATTCCCCTTGAGCTTGGCGAACGTCGGATCGATCCGGACCCATTGCGGCGATAGGGTGCACGGCACCTTGAGGAGATCCGCCAGCCGATCGAGCGCCTTGGCAGTTTCACCGGTGAGGAGGTAGACGCGGATCAACTGTTGCTGTCCGTAGGCGCCGTTCCCCTTGTCGCGGCTGAGTGGCGCGAGGGTATCGCCCATTTCTGCTTCGCGGATCGCCTCTGCCTTTCGGCCGAGGTACGCCAGCGCGAGCCCCGAGAAGAGATGCCGCTGCGGGTCGTTGGGGGTCGCCTTGAGCTGCAGCTGTAAGGCCTTGTACGCGGTATCGGCGTACGC includes these proteins:
- a CDS encoding aspartyl protease family protein; amino-acid sequence: MTICRLPTRLLLAVSLLPGVTGLAAQQPVSRAVAYQPDSAPPRSITLSGTVEVPLLGASARDRRPMVEVMIDGKGPYRFAIETGAREIDLSKALVDSLHLKRIGGPDESPEFHLDSLNVGAVTFADFPVGELPPGIGGFDGVLGLPLYQNLLLTIDYPAGHVRFAKGELPRADGQSILALTRVGAFWGIPVRIAGKAFDAVLDTQNSGAINIPPFLGDSLPFDGALQTIGRARGAFGTVDVKGGSLAGDVTIGRYTVPKPFLAIVPLPPEYPNHPNIGSQLLDSFVVTLDQRNGRLQLSHEGGSVITLPARRGS
- a CDS encoding M56 family metallopeptidase; this encodes MSIVLLLIKATVLLAIALFLARLLSRASAGSRHLVWLVALVALLSLPALAAWGPLELRVLPATPAAQVAAPLTIPTGNTAPNAGLPAPAASRQTVDAPFASSTPLTARVIDFVDAHRFSVIVALWGGVVALLILWLAIGSWSVRRIIARAEPLDDPDWQGPLYDIADRLDIPNAPRILRSNDVRMPFAAGMFHPVVVLPADSSEWSVERRTAVLIHELAHIRRRDLIGHTVGRIACAFYWFHPMVWGAARRLRAESERACDDLALAFGERPSEYAEHLLEIVTCVRDHATPSVALAMAHRKEFEGRMLAILDPDQRRVGPGRTATASLVGGLAVLAVLVSAASPVAPVVSPAANAFHSPIDSVATIADHALALDTPKPSASRPALKLKPGAESKHTINPVMQAADSLPRSERVALLARLLREDSSASVRRVAAWGLQDFADDAAAATALGNALNSDHDSDVRTMAAWALQGGHGTMGSAALVRAAHSDTDDDVRETSIWALAESGDTAASSACRTAITADRSERVRTTCAWALGYLRAPHTGTLLVAALRDASDDMRETAAWALGEVEDAGALPALRAAAQGEKSADVLKMEMRALIRAGEDPSHMVSWLRSSDPEIRQIAASAIAGGASSDPMPRPRPRPIPFP
- a CDS encoding BlaI/MecI/CopY family transcriptional regulator — translated: MAKPATTDDLSRRERQVMEILYRRGEATVSEILDDLPDPPTYSAVRSILRILGTKRLITFKAEGARYIYRPATPVNRAGDEVLEQVVRTYFAGSAEQAVTALLRIADADLSDADVSKLRATIRTARQKGR